One Saccharopolyspora erythraea NRRL 2338 genomic region harbors:
- a CDS encoding ABC transporter substrate-binding protein: MPSRGRPITGPSRRDFFRYVAAGATAAGAGAVATGCAGGAVRKAPLPSGPPRYGGRLRVGIVGGSSKDTLDAHAPVTHPDQARVFQLYDTLLRFNDNYEIEPSLAESVESDPQAVTWTIRLREGVEFHNGKPLDAEDVIFTLRRISDPANPQSGAVGLTALDRDSLRALDSRTVRFTMLRPDVTLPDQFAQYANGIVPVGYDPDRPVGTGPFAFDSFEPGQQSVFTKHRNYWREGEPYLDELVISDFPDDTARVNALLGGQVDAIDQVPLGLLRVLDADPNLRLLESQTGAWLPFTMRVDRPPFDDVRVRQAFRLVVDRQQMIDQVLGGHGTVGNDLYSPLDSMYNSSLPQRTRDVAKARRLLKEAGKENLSVELVTSPVAAGTVEAAQVFAQQAAEAGIRVSIRRLDPGEFFGDQYLSWDFAQDFWFTRNFLSQAGNGSLPESPYNETHWAHPEFTDLVQRARATTDPAARRELIWRAQQIEWESGGHIIWGFPNQLDAHSVRVAGLGVDRSGIPLNSYGFRRAWLAR, from the coding sequence ATGCCGAGCAGAGGGCGGCCGATCACCGGTCCGAGTCGTCGCGACTTCTTCCGTTACGTCGCGGCGGGAGCGACCGCGGCCGGGGCGGGAGCGGTCGCAACCGGATGCGCCGGGGGCGCGGTCCGCAAAGCACCGCTGCCGTCCGGGCCACCGCGCTACGGAGGCCGGCTGCGCGTCGGGATCGTCGGCGGCTCCAGCAAGGACACCCTCGACGCGCACGCTCCGGTGACCCACCCCGACCAGGCCCGGGTCTTCCAGCTCTACGACACGCTGCTGCGCTTCAACGACAACTACGAGATCGAGCCGTCGCTGGCCGAGTCGGTCGAGTCCGACCCGCAGGCGGTCACCTGGACGATCCGGCTGCGCGAAGGCGTGGAGTTCCACAACGGCAAGCCGCTGGACGCCGAGGACGTCATCTTCACGCTGCGGCGCATCAGCGACCCGGCCAACCCGCAGAGCGGCGCGGTCGGCCTGACCGCGCTGGACCGCGACTCGCTGCGGGCGCTCGACAGCCGCACGGTCCGGTTCACCATGCTGCGCCCGGACGTCACGCTGCCCGACCAGTTTGCCCAGTACGCCAACGGGATCGTGCCGGTCGGCTACGACCCCGACCGGCCGGTGGGCACCGGACCGTTCGCCTTCGACTCCTTCGAACCCGGCCAGCAGAGCGTGTTCACCAAGCACCGCAACTACTGGCGGGAGGGCGAGCCCTACCTCGACGAGCTGGTCATCAGCGACTTCCCCGACGACACCGCGCGGGTCAACGCGCTGCTCGGCGGCCAGGTCGACGCCATCGACCAGGTGCCGCTGGGCCTGCTGCGGGTGCTCGACGCCGACCCGAACCTGCGGCTGCTGGAGTCGCAGACCGGTGCGTGGCTGCCGTTCACGATGCGCGTCGACCGCCCGCCGTTCGACGACGTCCGGGTCCGCCAGGCGTTCCGGCTCGTCGTCGACCGGCAGCAGATGATCGACCAGGTGCTCGGCGGGCACGGCACGGTCGGCAACGACCTCTACTCGCCGCTGGACTCGATGTACAACTCGTCGCTGCCGCAACGAACCCGCGACGTGGCCAAGGCCCGTCGGCTGCTCAAGGAGGCGGGCAAGGAGAACCTGAGCGTGGAGCTGGTCACCTCGCCCGTGGCGGCCGGGACGGTCGAGGCGGCGCAGGTGTTCGCCCAGCAGGCGGCCGAAGCCGGCATCAGGGTCAGCATCCGGAGGCTGGACCCCGGTGAGTTCTTCGGTGACCAGTACCTGTCGTGGGACTTCGCGCAGGACTTCTGGTTCACCCGCAACTTCCTGTCGCAGGCGGGCAACGGCAGCCTGCCCGAATCCCCCTACAACGAAACGCACTGGGCGCACCCGGAGTTCACCGACCTGGTCCAGCGCGCGCGGGCCACGACCGACCCGGCCGCGCGGCGCGAACTCATCTGGCGCGCGCAGCAGATCGAATGGGAAAGCGGTGGTCACATCATCTGGGGCTTCCCCAACCAGCTCGACGCGCACAGCGTCCGCGTCGCCGGTCTCGGCGTCGACCGCAGCGGAATCCCGCTGAACTCCTACGGCTTCCGGCGCGCGTGGCTGGCGCGGTGA